The nucleotide window GACCTGCAGCGCTTCCTGCACGAGAAGCGCCACAGCTCGACCGGCGACGACGATTTCTCGATCCGCGACATGAAGGAGATCGCGAGCGCGCTCACTTCGACCACCAAGGTCATGACCTCGCTGCTCGGCGCCGTCGCGGCGGTGAGCATGCTGGTCGGCGGCATCGGCATCATGAACATCATGCTGGTCTCGGTCACCGAGCGGACGCGCGAGATCGGCATCCGCCTGGCGATCGGCGCGCTCGAGCGCGAGGTGCTGACTCAGTTCCTGGTCGAAGCCGTGGTGCTCTCCTCGGTCGGTGGGATCGTGGGCATCGTGATCGGCCTGCTCGCCGCACTGGCCGGAACCAACGCGATCGGCGCGCCCTTCGTGTTCCAGCCCGGCGTGGTCACGATGGCC belongs to Myxococcota bacterium and includes:
- a CDS encoding FtsX-like permease family protein, whose protein sequence is DLQRFLHEKRHSSTGDDDFSIRDMKEIASALTSTTKVMTSLLGAVAAVSMLVGGIGIMNIMLVSVTERTREIGIRLAIGALEREVLTQFLVEAVVLSSVGGIVGIVIGLLAALAGTNAIGAPFVFQPGVVTMAFLFSAAVGVVFGFFPARQAARLDPIEALRHE